catcccttttttttaaaaaaaaaaaaaattatttttaatttttcaatcacAAATTAAAAACCATACAATTTGACCTACTTTCTTGCTTTCAATTGGTCCACGTTTCCAATTCAAACGTTATCAACTCATGAATACGAGATAGAGTGATTAACGGTTTAGGGGTAGGGATGTTTATATGATTTGATGAcctaattaattcaaattattcaaCCTAAACTATAAAGATcgggttggattgaattttgaaaaatcgaaaattcaatttagtttgctggttgatatttttttctcatcgAATCAACTGAACACCTAAAATATAGGACTATAATCCAACCCTACCTTAATTTTTACAATGTTACGAACGTTTAACGTTTGTACTAGTGTTAATGATGCATTGTGACCTGTAATATGTATTGTTGATAGGTAGGTAAACAATCGAATAACTCAAGGGTTAGGTTGAGTTaagttgtgaactctatttaaATGGCTCAAGTCACCAACCTAACCAACCCGAAAATTATGGTTGGtttaaaaggttttttttaacccaattAGTACACTTCTGTAATCTATGACTCAAAAAGTCAATATTAACCTATCAAATAGACACATATCTTAACTTAGAAGTCAgatattcaataatatcttcaatatttcatcaataaagatattaaaaaaaaaaatcaatcaaccatttttaatttttttaaaaaaattgactatttaacattttaagatacaaaaagaaaaaatgatttatttaaatttaaaatttaaataaataagttttctataaattttagaatttaaatagatttaaaattttgaaaggtaAAAAATTGACTTTTACCACGTTGGAAAGAGAAGATTAAAGTGGGCGGCGCGTGGGGGGAAAGTTGAAAGTCCGGTGggggagaggagagagagagaaggtgGGGAAGGAGGAGTGGGGGTCACGTGCAGGAGGGGACAACACATGGTCCCATCATTGCACACGTGTGTGTTGACTTGTCTCTCCTTCTCCAGACAGTCAACAATCATTGGATACTCTTTCCCCACGCGCCTTCCCCCCTCTCCAAATCAtctttacattattatttatttaatataaaaaaaaatctcatttctttttaataaattatttttcatagaATATACgcgaaaaaaattattaaaatttcttttttttccccaaataattatggaattattacatattttaaaaaattgacccaagaaaaaaagagaaaagaaaaaggcgaaaatatataattttaaagtattaatggcttttttttttcttttgaagaaaaaaattattataaaatttaaagtcgAGACTTTTTTTGGTAGCATGAGATTCTAAagctttaataaaaaataaataaataaataaaaagaaaagaaaagaaacgaaaaaagaaaatataccaAAATTGTCCAAACGAAgacaaaatgaaatgaaaactaataaaaatagtaaattacaagtttatattttaatttttatgtccatttaatttatgaattttaaaaaatatttaatatgaaattttaattattattattattatttttataatatgttaAATGAATagtagtatttttaaaaccattaaatatgtagtatttttaaaattcaaggttctattaaatgaaaaataaaaaatttgaagaaatatttaaagtttaggaGGGGGATTAaacttatatttaaatgataCCAGAAAATAGTAGCGAGAATTTGGGCCATATCAGAAGAATTTCGGCTCAATCAGAAAGTTTAGGCCCAGTAATAGGCCCATTTACAATGGTCCACACGGGTTCTAAATCGTTGACGGCGACGGCGACAGAATGGGGAAAAGAGACATGGTGGAGAACGGAGGGAGCGACGGTGGTAGCAACGCCCATTGGTGGTGGGCCTTGGCCGGCGCAACGCAGTTTGGCTGGGGTATCGCCTCTTTCCGGCGAGGAGTTATTGGCGATTCTAGCCTCATGCCCTTTAAGGCCTTCGCCGTTGCTTCGCTTTTCGTCGGCGCTGCCGCCTCGTCCGCCATCGCTTCCTTAAAGGCCGCCGGCATCCACAAGGTTTACTTCACCTTCTTTCCTATTCTGCATCTAGTACTTGCATTTCTTCTCCCTCCCCCCCCCGATTTGGATTGCGTTATAGGTTAATTGCGCAACTCTGATTAAGTTGGCTTTGAACTTGTGTCGTCTTCTGAAGAATTAACTCTCAAACCAAATTTTATTCGTCGCATGTGGTGATTTGGTTAATGTCTAGAAGGacattttgtttagtttttaactttcaatttgATCGAAACACTGAAACTGGAAACAATTGATCGAATCAAAATTGGCGTCCATtgattaagaagaaaaatatttttgtaggttttagatttttaGGTTGTGTTGGATTCTTTGCAGCTGATATTAATAATCTTGCTGTTAATTTCGATCATTTTCTCACTTGGCTTGATGTTGCTGTGAAATTCAGGTATGTTCTTGATTGaatttagacatttttttacaTGATTTGAGCATTGATGCCATGATAGACTGAACTTATAAAAGAACTTTAGTAACGAGCATTGTTTTCATCCAATCTAATAATGGTTGCTGTTATTGGGTAGTGGAAGGGAAATTATTTTCAGATCAGTCTCAGTTCATTGCCTTTGTAGAAATTTTCTTACTGCGTTTGTAAATCACTATCAAAATGTGTTTAAGCAGTGTTCTGATTTCTTGTTGCTCTTATGGATGAACCAAATGAAGCCATTATTGTCATTCCTCACACAAACTCA
This portion of the Cucurbita pepo subsp. pepo cultivar mu-cu-16 chromosome LG08, ASM280686v2, whole genome shotgun sequence genome encodes:
- the LOC111800524 gene encoding uncharacterized protein LOC111800524 isoform X3, coding for MGKRDMVENGGSDGGSNAHWWWALAGATQFGWGIASFRRGVIGDSSLMPFKAFAVASLFVGAAASSAIASLKAAGIHKPLLSFLTQTQGLDLDLCKKKLKT
- the LOC111800524 gene encoding uncharacterized protein LOC111800524 isoform X1 encodes the protein MGKRDMVENGGSDGGSNAHWWWALAGATQFGWGIASFRRGVIGDSSLMPFKAFAVASLFVGAAASSAIASLKAAGIHKCSDFLLLLWMNQMKPLLSFLTQTQGLDLDLCKKKLKT
- the LOC111800524 gene encoding uncharacterized protein LOC111800524 isoform X2; the encoded protein is MGKRDMVENGGSDGGSNAHWWWALAGATQFGWGIASFRRGVIGDSSLMPFKAFAVASLFVGAAASSAIASLKAAGIHKVEDVMEVGANIRTGLGVRPRTRDE